One window from the genome of Glycine soja cultivar W05 chromosome 12, ASM419377v2, whole genome shotgun sequence encodes:
- the LOC114380047 gene encoding probable bifunctional methylthioribulose-1-phosphate dehydratase/enolase-phosphatase E1, whose amino-acid sequence MAAIGLNGVKVGTTSSQAYLEGKAVKETRALMAELCRHFYTLGWVTGTGGSISMKVHDDSIPKPQQLILMAPSGVQKERMEPEDMYVLSHSGSVLSAPSPKPWPHKPPKCSDCDPLFKKAYEMRDAAAVFHSHGIESCLVTMINPLSKEFRITHMEMIKGIKGHGYYDELVVPIIENTAYEYQLTESFAKAIEDYPKATAVLVRNHGVFVWGDSWISAKTQSECYHYLFDAALKLHQMGLDWSTPNHGPIQSARRGLSIAGESNVSVKARKSNGDSDPFPRCVVLDIEGTTTPISFVSEVLFPYARDNVGRHLSLTYDTPETKADIKLLCSQVQSDLEQGIAGAVPIPPDDAGKEEVVAALVANVNAMIKADRKITALKELQGHIWRTGYENNELEGIVFDDVPEALEKWHTLGIKVYIYSSGSRLAQRLIFGKTNHGDLRKYLSGFFDTTVGNKRETRSYVEISESLGVDKPSDILFVTDVYQEATAAKAAGLEVIISIRPGNGPLPDNHGFKTIKSFSEI is encoded by the exons ATGGCAGCCATTGGTCTGAACGGCGTAAAGGTGGGGACGACGTCGTCTCAGGCGTACCTTGAAGGCAAGGCAGTGAAGGAGACGAGGGCTTTGATGGCTGAACTGTGTCGCCATTTCTACACCCTTGGATGGGTGACAGGGACAGGTGGCAGCATCTCCATGAAGGTCCACGATGACTCAATTCCCAAGCCTCAGCAGCTCATACTCATGGCCCCTTCTG GTGTTCAGAAAGAAAGAATGGAGCCAGAGGACATGTATGTATTATCACACAGTGGGTCTGTCTTGTCTGCTCCATCTCCTAAACCTTGGCCGCACAAGCCTCCTAAGTGTAGTGATTGTGATCCACTTTTCAAGAAG GCATATGAAATGCGCGATGCTGCAGCTGTTTTCCACAGTCATGGAATAGAGTCTTGTCTCGTAACAATGATCAATCCTTTATCAAAGGAGTTTCGA ATCACTCACATGGAAATGATAAAAGGAATCAAGGGGCATGGCTATTATGATGAACTTGTTGTCCCCATAATTGAGAACACGGCCTACGAGTATCAGCTCACAGAATCTTTTGCTAAAGCT ATTGAAGACTACCCAAAAGCAACAGCAGTGCTTGTTCGCAACCATGGGGTATTTGTCTGGGGAGACTCATGGATCAGTGCTAAAACTCAG TCTGAGTGTTACCATTACCTCTTTGATGCTGCTctcaaacttcatcaaatgggaTTGGACTGGTCAACTCCGAATCATGGTCCAATACAAAGTGCAAGAAGGGGTCTAAGTATTGCTGGGGAGTCAAATGTGTCAGTTAAAGCAAGGAAATCTAATGGTGACAGTGATCCATTCCCA CGTTGCGTTGTTCTTGACATTGAAGGAACTACTACTCCCATATCATTTGTTTCTGAGGTTCTCTTCCCATATGCCCGTGATAACGTTGGGAGGCATTTATCTCTAACATATGATACCCCCGAGACTAAAGCTGATATCAAGTTGCTTTGTTCCCAA GTTCAGAGTGACCTTGAACAAGGGATTGCAGGTGCTGTGCCTATCCCTCCTGATGATGCTGGGAAAGAGGAAGTCGTTGCTGCACTCGTTGCCAATGTGAATGCTATGATTAAAGCTGATAGAAAGATCACTGCCTTAAAAGAGTTGCAG GGTCACATATGGAGAACTGGTTATGAGAATAATGAATTGGAGGGAATAGTTTTTGATGATGTACCAGAAGCTCTAGAAAAGTGGCACACCTTGGGTATAAAG GTATACATATATTCTAGTGGTAGCAGATTGGCTCAAAGGCTAATATTTGGAAAAACCAACCATGGGGacctaagaaaatatttatctgGGTTTTTTGACACCACAGTGGG GAACAAAAGAGAAACACGCAGTTATGTTGAAATTTCTGAGTCACTTGGTGTTGATAAACCATCAGATATTTTATTTGTCACTGATGTATATCAAGAAGCCACAGCTGCAAAGGCAGCAG GTTTGGAGGTGATAATTTCTATTCGACCTGGAAATGGACCCCTCCCTGACAATCATGGCTTCAAGACAATCAAATCCTTCTCGGAGATCTAA
- the LOC114380515 gene encoding uncharacterized protein LOC114380515 isoform X1: MTSSRERLVKAVKQFVEVRYKVFSNRYGQNIIDILDFPIKVVLSPFTLAFDIAGSAPRGFGVPELISKLSATSVFAIAALGTYDIAFELGRKVICQRNCNSCNGWRALRCTMCRGSGRVHYQVKNCNLKSGEKATAESVADAIANNRAELVHIPSSLDFQKPLPSKECPTCDGTGVMSCHECKHRLLHVRISADDIMEPPWQAYNVLKKIDYPYEHILHSMKDPSIAAFWLITFPQIMGGFTYDDDVKQKIWWQYKENMRYDQLRDVVAKRKPGWEYLQDALISIDPARARDDPVIVKNVPYYKAKKALETEVMKIDPPPRPPNWGELDLPLNASSWSEEDLQDPDKFYEMTVLLNAQREISDKILDAQWETKWRQDKLNEMLEAKVKPYIQDIDNAVLPEPILLKPQNQEKRQRRRWFFF, from the exons ATGACGAGTTCTCGAGAGCGTTTGGTGAAGGCGGTGAAGCAGTTCGTGGAGGTTCGGTACAAGGTTTTCAGCAACCGTTATGGCCAAAACATCATCGACATCCTCGACTTCCCGATTAAGGTTGTCTTGTCTCCTTTCACTCTCGCCTTCGACATTGCCGGCTCTGCTCCTCGCGGCTTCGGCGTCCCCGAACTCATCTCCAAGCTCTCCGCTACCTCCGTCTTC GCTATAGCTGCTCTGGGAACTTATGACATTGCATTTGAGCTGGGGAGGAAGGTGATATGTCAAAG GAATTGTAACTCATGTAATGGATGGCGGGCCTTACGCTGTACAATGTGTCGAGGAAGCGGGAGGGTGCATTATCAAGTTAAGAATTGCAACTTGAAGAG tggagaaaaagCGACTGCTGAATCTGTAGCAGATGCCATTGCCAACAACCGGGCTGAGTTGGTGCATATACCATCGTCCTTGGATTTTCAGAAACCATTACCTTCAAAAGAGTGTCCAACTTGTGATGGAACG GGTGTAATGAGTTGTCATGAATGCAAACACAGATTGCTACATGTTAGGATCTCAGCAGATGAT ATTATGGAGCCCCCATGGCAAGCTTATAATGTCTTGAAAAAGATTGATTATCCATATGAG cACATATTGCACAGCATGAAAGATCCCAGTATTGCTGCATTTTGGCTGATTACATTTCCTCAGATTATGGGTGGATTTACCTATGACGATGATGTGAAGCAGAAAATATGGTGGCAGTACAAG GAAAATATGCGGTATGATCAACTCCGAGATGTGGTGGCCAAGAGAAAACCAGGGTGGGAGTATCTGCAGGAT GCCTTGATATCTATTGATCCTGCCCGTGCAAGGGATGATCCTGTCATAGTGAAAAATGTCCCTTACTATAAGGCTAAGAAGGCACTGGAGACAGAGGTTATGAAGATTGATCCTCCACCAAGACCGCCAAATTGGGGT GAGCTAGACCTTCCATTGAATGCATCATCTTGGAGTGAGGAGGATCTCCAAGATCCAGATAAGTTCTATGAAATGACTGTTCTTCTTAATGCCCAAAGAGAAATCTCTGATAAGATCTTGGATGCACAGTGGGAAACTAAATGGCGTCAGGACAAG TTGAATGAGATGTTGGAGGCAAAAGTGAAGCCGTACATCCAGGATATAGACAACGCAGTTCTTCCTGAGCCTATTTTATTAAAGCCACAAAATCAGGAAAag AGACAACGGCGGAGGTGGTTCTTCTTTTGA
- the LOC114380515 gene encoding uncharacterized protein LOC114380515 isoform X2, with protein MTSSRERLVKAVKQFVEVRYKVFSNRYGQNIIDILDFPIKVVLSPFTLAFDIAGSAPRGFGVPELISKLSATSVFAIAALGTYDIAFELGRKVICQRNCNSCNGWRALRCTMCRGSGRVHYQVKNCNLKSGEKATAESVADAIANNRAELVHIPSSLDFQKPLPSKECPTCDGTGVMSCHECKHRLLHVRISADDIMEPPWQAYNVLKKIDYPYEHILHSMKDPSIAAFWLITFPQIMGGFTYDDDVKQKIWWQYKENMRYDQLRDVVAKRKPGWEYLQDALISIDPARARDDPVIVKNVPYYKAKKALETEVMKIDPPPRPPNWGRIGRS; from the exons ATGACGAGTTCTCGAGAGCGTTTGGTGAAGGCGGTGAAGCAGTTCGTGGAGGTTCGGTACAAGGTTTTCAGCAACCGTTATGGCCAAAACATCATCGACATCCTCGACTTCCCGATTAAGGTTGTCTTGTCTCCTTTCACTCTCGCCTTCGACATTGCCGGCTCTGCTCCTCGCGGCTTCGGCGTCCCCGAACTCATCTCCAAGCTCTCCGCTACCTCCGTCTTC GCTATAGCTGCTCTGGGAACTTATGACATTGCATTTGAGCTGGGGAGGAAGGTGATATGTCAAAG GAATTGTAACTCATGTAATGGATGGCGGGCCTTACGCTGTACAATGTGTCGAGGAAGCGGGAGGGTGCATTATCAAGTTAAGAATTGCAACTTGAAGAG tggagaaaaagCGACTGCTGAATCTGTAGCAGATGCCATTGCCAACAACCGGGCTGAGTTGGTGCATATACCATCGTCCTTGGATTTTCAGAAACCATTACCTTCAAAAGAGTGTCCAACTTGTGATGGAACG GGTGTAATGAGTTGTCATGAATGCAAACACAGATTGCTACATGTTAGGATCTCAGCAGATGAT ATTATGGAGCCCCCATGGCAAGCTTATAATGTCTTGAAAAAGATTGATTATCCATATGAG cACATATTGCACAGCATGAAAGATCCCAGTATTGCTGCATTTTGGCTGATTACATTTCCTCAGATTATGGGTGGATTTACCTATGACGATGATGTGAAGCAGAAAATATGGTGGCAGTACAAG GAAAATATGCGGTATGATCAACTCCGAGATGTGGTGGCCAAGAGAAAACCAGGGTGGGAGTATCTGCAGGAT GCCTTGATATCTATTGATCCTGCCCGTGCAAGGGATGATCCTGTCATAGTGAAAAATGTCCCTTACTATAAGGCTAAGAAGGCACTGGAGACAGAGGTTATGAAGATTGATCCTCCACCAAGACCGCCAAATTGGGGT AGAATTGGCAGGAGCTAG